A part of Rhinolophus ferrumequinum isolate MPI-CBG mRhiFer1 chromosome 11, mRhiFer1_v1.p, whole genome shotgun sequence genomic DNA contains:
- the TMEM80 gene encoding LOW QUALITY PROTEIN: transmembrane protein 80 (The sequence of the model RefSeq protein was modified relative to this genomic sequence to represent the inferred CDS: inserted 1 base in 1 codon; deleted 2 bases in 1 codon), whose translation MEPEPSLAETTRSRAPSRLEADGRAQPRPPEQRPNRHEAAQSSRADGQESGTEEGRNGPKCGAEAARIGPRPHEGFRAALSEPSSAPRRPRRPSSPAHRVAHRGTDARRPPTQRGPARRVSRQRLRPAHREREPSPPERSRTEPNPPEPPSSGAATPSPLVRKWPSAAGPANRASAAAXESSLEKRRCRAPSRSEAKMAEGTRAAGPRGCRDRGGLGGRSRSKMAAARSGSVSSTALSSVPLQMMFYLSAAYGALYFLATLLMVTYKSQVFSYPPSHLVLDLTLLFLLGILEASRLYFGTKGNLTEAEVPLAASLVLTVAGALLCVYFLLWQTLVLWADSVLSATRLSLHSLEAVLQVVAIAAFIS comes from the exons ATGGAGCCCGAA CCGAGCCTAGCCGAGACCACCCGAAGCCGCGCGCCCAGCCGACTTGAGGCCGACGGCCGAGCGCAGCCGAGGCCGCCCGAGCAGAGGCCGAACCGGCACGAAGCGGCCCAGTCGAGCAGAGCCGACGGCCAGGAGTCCGGAACCGAGGAGGGCCGAAACGGCCCGAAGTGCGGAGCCGAAGCGGCCCGAATTGGTCCGAGGCCGCACGAGGGTTTCCGAGCGGCTCTGAGCGAGCCCTCCTCAGCTCCTAGGAGGCCGCGCCGGCCGTCGTCCCCGGCCCACAGGGTCGCCCACCGTGGGACCGACGCTCGCCGGCCTCCGACGCAGCGCGGCCCGGCCAGGAGAGTCTCACGCCAAAGGCTCCGCCCGGCCCACCGCGAGCGGGAACCGAGTCCGCCCGAGCGTAGCCGAACGGAGCCGAACCCTCCCGAGCCCCCGTCCTCCGGAGCCGCGACTCCCTCCCCTCTTGTCCGAAAGTGGCCGAGCGCTGCCGGACCGGCTAATCGGGCCTCGGCCGCGG CCGAGTCAAGTCTCGAAAAGCGGCGCTGTCGGGCCCCTTCGAGATCAGAGGCGAAAATGGCCGAAGGGACGCGAGCG GCGGGGCCGAGAGGCTGCCGGGATCGCGGCGGACTGGGCGGGCGGAGCCGGAGCAAGATGGCGGCTGCGCGAAGTG GGAGCGTTTCCTCCACGGCC CTGTCCTCGGTCCCCCTGCAAATGATGTTCTATCTCAGTGCGGCTTATGGTGCCCTTTACTTCCTAGCTACGCTCCTGATGGTCACGTACAAAA GTCAGGTTTTCAGTTATCCGCCAAGTCACCTGGTCCTCGACCTGACTCTGCTGTTCCTGCTGGGGATTCTGGAAGCATCTCGCTTGTACTTCG GCACCAAGGGCAACCTCACAGAGGCAGAGGTGCCGCTGGCCGCCAGCCTGGTCCTCACGGTGGCCGGTGCCCTGCTGTGTGTCTACTTCCTGCTCTGGCAGACCCTCGTGCTGTGGGCCGACTCCGTCCTCAGTGCCACACGCCTGTCGCTGCACAGCCTGGAAGCCGTCCTGCAGGTGGTGGCCATCGCCGCCTTCATCAGCTAA